The window TGCATGTTccacctctttttttttttttttttaaatgttacttTGACCATCTCAATTTTAAACTTTGTAAATCAGTTCTAATAATAAacaacaaaaacatataaaaattgcCGCAAAAAGCTGAATTACTAATATTCTTCTATAATCTAAAAAAAACATAGTTGGGCGGTGAACACTACCGGATTTATATCTTGCATAAGCCTGGTCCAGTCGTCAACTGATCTTGGCCCCTACTTTCGAGGGGTCCAAACTCCAAATACGAGCCCAAATAGATATAACGTTTCTTGATGCCACACTAAACAGGTTTCCTCCCTCTTCCTGATATCTATGCGCTTATCAAAAATTATTTCTAAAATCGAATCGTCCCTCTGCCGCTCTACGCCTACTATGCCGCAATCGATGATGGAAGACTTTGTATTCACAAGGTTACAAAGGTCGAACACTTTAAGGTTGTCTTCCTCAACGTTCAACTAATCCATCCTATCGTTCAGAAAGTTTTCTTGTCTTCTTGAATCTTAGATAGTAAGAAACATCCACATCTCAGTTTCTATTCGGTAAACTCAAATTCgattctctccctctctcattaTCTGATTTTTGCTTGTTTTAGTTTGTAAAAatcacagttttttttttttttttttttttttttttttttttttttttttttaactcttgGAATCTggttttttctgatttttgttagAACTCAGAATTTAGATTTCGGTTTGGAATCTGATTTCCTTTTGAAATGACTATctgttttctgatttttcttgGAACTTAGAAATCTGATTTCTGTTTTTAAAGTTTTAAAGGTTTTTGTTTTGGAATCTGGTTGTtgttttgaattttgatttttttttttcattcgttAGTGACTATTTGCATTTCTGATATAGAGAAATATAATTTAGTACAACAAGAATTTTGGGAACGAGCATCATAAGTCTTACCATATTCAACCTTTTCAATTTCAATTTATATAGTATTTTCTtgtaactttttttattttattttatttttttttttttacttttttttttcatcacAATTTAAGTAATTCATTGAATCAACATTATCCTAAGTCCAAGGAATAGGCTCTTCCCTAACCTTTTGTTTTGCAATCCTCTTCATTgcattgaaaattttgaaacaatTACAAATAAATAACTCGTGAACTGAttggaattttttttaattaaatatagtATTAAATTGATGAAGAACTCTTACATTTTGTTATTGATGCCTTTAGAATTCGATTGAGAAACGTGATCTTTTGAGTTTGTCAGCCTTGAGATGGAATAAGATATTGTTTGCTCTGATTATTTTATTTGCTTAAACGTACATCTTTATCATTGCTTATTTTGTTGACAGAGTTGACATTATCCACTAATACTTTTGGGGTTTTGCGGATTGGTTTCGTTGATTGGGGGTTTTTGTGGATTGGTTACTTACTGTTCCTCAACTTGACAAAATCAAGATCATAAAACCAATCAGGGATTTGAGGTTTTTTTAGAGTTATCAAGAATCTTAAGAATGTTTGAATTGGGGGGTTGAAGGTAAAAGTAAAGATCATCAAACCAGTCcacaaaaaaccctaatccacaaAATCAATCACTAAAACCCCCCTAATTCAAAAGCATCTATAGTGAATGTGTCAACAAAAAGTAAACAGATAAAGATGTATGCTCAAGCAAAAAATCAGGGTCAACAATATCTTATTCCACCGCCAATAAAATCAGAAGATCACAATTTCAAAATCTAATTCTAAAGGCTTCAGTGGCAAGGGTTCTTCATCAatttaatattatgtttaattacaaAAATATCAAATAGTTCACGAGTTATTTATTTGTTTCAAAAGCTTCGGTGATACATTAAAGAAGATTTTGAAACAAAAAGCTAGGGAAGAGCGTATTTCTTCGATTTCAGATAATGTTGATTCTATGCATTACTTAACGTGtgatgaaaaagaagaaagaggTTGGAAGGAAATAATGATAAGTTGAAAATCTATCCGTAGAGTTATTCCAAACACCGTTTATAGTCGAGCTCCATGACTTCAGGTTCAACTATTCTAGCTTTTAACTTTTAAGTTGTTTTTGTTTGATAATTTTATTACTGCTTATGTTTGTTAATAGTTATCAAAAATCATAATATTGCGATGTTtcctaataaatcatttattctgAAGCAAAAAGAGGAAAAAACACTAAGTTGTTGAAAATTTAATACAATCTCAAAAAGGATCTATGGATAGGTATGTTAAAAACTTTTGTTCTTTTATGTCAAAATAACATGATAATTTGAATGAACAAGATAATAATTTCTATGATCAAGAAAAGAATTTGAATTTCTCAATGCATATAGAATTTTATAACTGTTCTTTTCGCCTTCCGTATACATTATGCTTTGGCCTTTTGTGATAAGAAGTAGTATGCAACTCTGAAATTTGGTTTGGCCTAGTAACTTCGGGACCAAGTCTTCCATCACGAGCCCGCATATGTAGGTGATGATAAAGGCCCATGGGCTCCAGTGTAGAAGAACTTAGGTCAAAGTCCTTACTCCTTAAGCCTAACATAAGTTTCTTCCAATTTTGATGTGAAACATCATTTAATTGAGTGAAGCGCTCTTAATCCTAAGATACCAATTCTACTGATAAAGGTAATATAGTGCACGTCCCCAATAACTTTCCATTAATTTTATTTCAAAACTAACATTGCACCGATGCTTGCTTTATGCATATTTAAAGGGCCGAATAGACTGGATTTTTATGGTGGAAGGCTAGGTTTACAaggtttactttaaaataaaggCTGAGTAATGAGTAATCTAAAATAAAAAGAATTACTGGTAACAAAGTAATTATTGAAGATCATGATGATCTTATGGGTATTGAAGGACTAATCATACATGGCAGATGAGCAAAAGTCAATCTCTCTATATGGTAAAAATATCATGGTACATGTTTGGTATTTATGAGTGTTGGTTGCCAAAGTCCCTAATAAATACACTATAGAAATAAAAATATCTCACTTCCGTGCGGATATCTCCATCTCTTCTTTCCTTTCGGTGTCACCGACTCTAGGGTTTCAATGGCAGAGCTTCATAGCGATGTCCTTGAGGAAATAATGAAAAGATTGGATATGAGCAATCTAATCAAATGCAAAAGCGTATGTAAGTCATGGAAAACTTTCATCTCTAGCACTAGTTTTGTAAACTTCCATATGAACCTTAATTATCATCTTGATTGCAACGAAAGTTATATAGATAGGAGAATTGTTATGGGAAGAATCGCTTCTCCTTATGAGTCTCGTCACTATGAATTTGATGATAGATTCTTTGATCATCGTGATTGTCATCTTTTTGGTTCTTCCCTTGGCCTCGTATGCATCTCTCCATCCCCTTCTGAAATTTTAGTAGCCAATCCCGCAACTAGAGAGGCACAAAGAATAAAAGAGCATGATATCACTGACGCCAAGTTGTTATGTTGGGGTTTTGGCTATGATTCATTTGCAGATGATTTCAAGGTTGTGATAGGATTCACTAAAGGTGATGGCTTGACGTGTTTTCAAGTATTAGCTTCGAAATCAAATGAATGGAAAGTGATTGGGGATGTGAACTATTCTATTGATAGTAGGATTGGTATCTTATGCAATGGAGCACTTCACTGGGTTATGAAAAAAAATAACAAGAAAGTGATTCTTTCGTTTTGTTTATCCGAAGAGGAATTTAAAGAAATTCCTCAACCTGATAATGAGGAGTATGAATCTGAATCTACTAATGCTAGCCTTCCAACTATGCGTTTAGGGGTTTTGGATGAATGTTTATGTGTATTTCATTATGATAAGGTTATTGATAAAATATGGATGATGACGAGCTACAATGTAAAGCAGTCTTGGGGAATAGTTGGAAAGGATTGTGAGAGAAGAGTAGTTTTACACTCCTTGAAGACGTTGAAGCATTACATTCGTTACAAAAAGTCATGGTATCGTGATATTTTCCTTTTCAGGAATAGGGATTTTATTGGTGCCCCTATCTATGTGGAAACTCTTGTATCTCCTTATGTTAATGGGAGTCCAATGAAAAAGAGGCATCTAGGTGATATCAAGAAACGTTGTAAGGTATGTTTCTACAAACTGTAGACTTTCATGTTTTCTTTCGTTTATCACATAATACAAACTAAAGGAATACATCTGGCTTCTGAATTATTATTAATGTTTATGTACTATATACTCTTTGCTTATAgtataatatttattgttttactGATTTCCCATTTGATTTCTCAGTTGCTTAAGGGAGATCCTTCAGTTGCAGGACCAAGTTCCAGAGTTTGAGGCTGTTGAAGATAATTTCTT of the Lactuca sativa cultivar Salinas chromosome 6, Lsat_Salinas_v11, whole genome shotgun sequence genome contains:
- the LOC111921897 gene encoding F-box/kelch-repeat protein At3g06240, whose product is MAELHSDVLEEIMKRLDMSNLIKCKSVCKSWKTFISSTSFVNFHMNLNYHLDCNESYIDRRIVMGRIASPYESRHYEFDDRFFDHRDCHLFGSSLGLVCISPSPSEILVANPATREAQRIKEHDITDAKLLCWGFGYDSFADDFKVVIGFTKGDGLTCFQVLASKSNEWKVIGDVNYSIDSRIGILCNGALHWVMKKNNKKVILSFCLSEEEFKEIPQPDNEEYESESTNASLPTMRLGVLDECLCVFHYDKVIDKIWMMTSYNVKQSWGIVGKDCERRVVLHSLKTLKHYIRYKKSWYRDIFLFRNRDFIGAPIYVETLVSPYVNGSPMKKRHLGDIKKRCKLLKGDPSVAGPSSRV